The genomic DNA CTCTAGGATACAAGGTTTAagtgctctgtttttaaaaacatacaatgTACTCTTATACAGTAGACATATGAATcagacttttctttaaaacatattGGTTGAGAGCAATCTCATTAAGCGCAAGCACCAAAAAAGTAGATGTCCATATCTCGGATAGATTCCTTTTTGTAGGCAGCGCAAAGAAATATGTTCCTTTGGGATACAATTCTTCTGACCTATTTTAGGTTTctgctttaggatgagatgaatcatcttttaaactgtttttcccccccccaggaACTACAATGTGAACCTGGGGAAATTCGTTTAGATGGAGACATGAGTAACACAGATACCTGCATTTAGTGAGATGGACTTCTGTATGTGGTTTTGTTGCATACTGCATCAGAACTACCCTATAGTCtcttcagtcttctttttttttttttcctgctaagtaGATGACTGAGAAAACACTTTTCTCTCTGTTGATCTTCTTAGGGCTTCCCTTacttccttgttcctcaggctgtagatgagggggtttaGCATGGGAAAGACAACAGTGTAAAATACAGCAATCACTTTATCTGTGTCCAGCGAGTAGCTGGAGTGGGGCCGTAAATACGTGAAGAGGAGGGAGCCATAGAATAACACAATGACTGTCAGGTGGGAggtgcaggtggagaaggctttgtgtctGCCATCCACTGCATGCATTCGGAGGATGGTGCAAAGGATGCAGATGTAGGAGGCAACGATGATCAGGAAGGTGCTAGTTTGCATGAAGCCACATAAGGCAAAGAGAAGGACCTCGTTGACATATATGTTGGAGCAGGAGAGCTTCAGCAGCGGGGGAATGTCACAGAAGAAATGATCGATGGTGTTGGGGCCACAGAACGACAGCGTGAATGTTAAACACGTGTGTACCAGTGAGGTCAGACCACCACTGAGATAAGCCCCGGCTACCATGGAGGCGCAGGCCCTGCGAGACATGACAACTGCATAGAGAAGAGGATGACATATGGCcatgtagcggtcataggccatcaCAGCCAAAAGGAGGCACTCTGCAtcagcaaaggcagcaaagagAAACATCTGTGTTGCGCAACCAGTTAAAGAAATGGTCTTACGCTGTGCTAACAGATTCACCAGCATCTTGGGACAAATAGTAGATGAATAGCTAAGGTCCAGGAAGGACAAATTGCTTAGGAAATAGTACATGGGGGTATGAAGGCAGGCATTGAACCGAACGAGCACAATGATGCCAATGTTCCCCACCAAAGTGGTAACATAGATGAGTAGAAAGAGTACAAACAAAGGTAACTCCAGCTCTGGACGGCTGATGAAACCCAAGAGAATGAACTTGGTCACTGCAGTACAGTTTTCTTCAGACATTTCCTTACTTCATGTTTACCTTTAGGTAAGCGCTGCTGGAGGGATCAGTCAGTCTTAATGGTTCAGCAATGAATAAACACGTTTCATCCCTCCCTGCTCAAGAGAATTAATGATAACGTGTGTATCTGACACAATATCCAGAGGCGAAAGCAGTGACTTGGAGCATAACCATCCATCATAGTTTAGGAGGACATTCAAAGAGAAATTAGTAAACAGATTCCACATGAGGAACAATAAAAATTCCATTTGAGGAATTCTTCCTCCTAAACTAGATATATTCAATGATATGAATATGAAATAGGTTCTTAAGTGACATTTTTGTTTCAGAGCAGAGAGCATAATATGGATATCAGAGAGCTGTATATGATGCATCACTCAGGGAAAACATATTACTTAACATATAATAAGTCCCAGATATTCACGTGAGTGAAGCATAGGGTTCAGGCAGAACTTGGGATTAGAATGGCATTTAGATTTACTATTGCATGCTGcatcttatcttttttttcttttcttttttaattctttacaaaATATTGGGGGAGGGGAGGTTCTTTTCTGAGGTAGATCAATTTTGAATCTGAAAACtagttatgaaaacaaaaagaaacagctattttaaatATCAGAACAATTAAAAAGAATCCCCAGATAGCTTCAACCAAAAGAAGTATAAACTgaactttaattatattttctaatATACTCCCCAGAATGCATTCCCCCAAACACATTCCCCAGAAAATCAGTTCTGAATGCTAGTTTCATATTCCTAAAAGTAACGTGTAAAAGTAAAGATTCATTTCTGCTTAAGCTAATATGAACTCTAGTAAGGACAGCTCTATCTTCTTCCCCCTTTTATTTACAAAGGGGATCTAACAAAAGAGATGTTGGTACAAATCACTAAAATAATCGCAAATTTTATCACTACGTAGacaaaaacacaatgaaaacatAAATGCATATGTTCCTGCAAAAAATCCcggaacaacagcaacaaaaaattctGAACCATTCAGGATAGGCAGCCAAATGGTTAAGGCTGAATTTGGGGATTCAGAACAGTAAGTCTTCAGTTCCCAACCGTGTTCCCAGATACTGTAGCTGGAAGGATTTGCGTCTACATTTAGCTGTCTAAACGTCTGTTTGAGTCATCTCAGATCCGTTTGTAATCATCAGAGAGAGATGGGCAGGATACGTCGTTTCCTGAAGGTGCCTTTCTCTCTTAGTCTATTAATAACAAAGGACGCCACGATGACCAGCCTAAATTCATAGCCAAACTTTCTAATAATCAAGCCTGAGTGAGCTGAGTACAACCCTCTAATATCTGAATTGCCTTCCGGATGTGCCTCTTTCTTAACTCTATAGGCACCGAGATTGTTTAAGGTCATGAATTATGTCCCTGGCTTATGTTCCTTACGTTAGGTGACAAGCAGCCATTTCCAGAATTTTAGCTAAAGTTAGG from Struthio camelus isolate bStrCam1 chromosome 5, bStrCam1.hap1, whole genome shotgun sequence includes the following:
- the LOC104144884 gene encoding olfactory receptor 5AS1-like, which gives rise to MSEENCTAVTKFILLGFISRPELELPLFVLFLLIYVTTLVGNIGIIVLVRFNACLHTPMYYFLSNLSFLDLSYSSTICPKMLVNLLAQRKTISLTGCATQMFLFAAFADAECLLLAVMAYDRYMAICHPLLYAVVMSRRACASMVAGAYLSGGLTSLVHTCLTFTLSFCGPNTIDHFFCDIPPLLKLSCSNIYVNEVLLFALCGFMQTSTFLIIVASYICILCTILRMHAVDGRHKAFSTCTSHLTVIVLFYGSLLFTYLRPHSSYSLDTDKVIAVFYTVVFPMLNPLIYSLRNKEVREALRRSTERKVFSQSST